The following are encoded together in the Clostridium sp. BJN0013 genome:
- a CDS encoding ATP-binding protein, which translates to MNKEKHENKEKDNRVNTKHISARGFVLTYFILSVLAAGQAMIYSAYVYMEAVPIEYIFGMMGYWAIVTLIFCLITARQRYIAYDKPMRILSKAAKEVAEGDYSVWIPPLRKDGKKDYVEVMFDDFNKMVEELGSTEILKSDFIANVSHEIKTPLSVIQSYAMALQKEDLTPERRKEYTDTIITASKKLTTLVTNILKLNKLENQEIHASAEPYDLCRQLCECALSFEELWEEKNITFEADIEDRAIIYADESMLEIVWNNLLSNALKFTEYGGTVKMIQTSDFDTTTVTVEDSGCGMNKEIMNHIFDRFYQGDTSRSQEGNGLGLALSKKAIELVSGSISVKSTPGVGTTFIVQLKVA; encoded by the coding sequence ATGAATAAAGAAAAGCATGAAAATAAGGAAAAAGATAACCGGGTTAATACAAAACATATCTCTGCCAGAGGATTTGTGCTGACATACTTTATATTATCAGTTCTGGCTGCTGGTCAAGCTATGATATATAGTGCTTATGTATATATGGAAGCGGTACCAATAGAATATATTTTTGGTATGATGGGATATTGGGCAATAGTTACTCTGATATTTTGTTTGATAACTGCAAGACAGCGTTATATTGCCTATGACAAGCCTATGCGAATACTCAGCAAAGCTGCAAAGGAAGTGGCAGAGGGAGATTATTCTGTCTGGATTCCACCACTTAGAAAAGATGGCAAAAAGGATTATGTTGAAGTAATGTTTGATGACTTTAACAAAATGGTAGAAGAACTTGGAAGCACGGAAATTTTAAAAAGCGATTTTATTGCAAATGTCTCTCATGAGATAAAAACACCTCTTTCTGTCATTCAAAGTTACGCCATGGCACTGCAGAAAGAAGATTTAACTCCTGAAAGGAGAAAAGAATATACAGATACCATCATAACGGCATCCAAAAAGCTTACTACACTGGTAACGAATATTCTGAAACTTAATAAATTGGAAAATCAGGAAATCCATGCGTCAGCAGAGCCTTATGATTTATGCAGACAGCTTTGTGAATGTGCGTTGTCTTTTGAAGAGCTGTGGGAAGAAAAGAATATTACGTTTGAGGCAGATATTGAAGATCGTGCAATCATCTATGCGGATGAAAGCATGTTAGAAATTGTATGGAACAATTTGCTTTCAAATGCACTCAAATTTACAGAGTACGGAGGAACTGTTAAGATGATACAGACTTCAGATTTTGATACGACAACGGTAACTGTTGAGGACAGTGGTTGTGGTATGAATAAAGAGATAATGAATCACATTTTTGATAGATTTTATCAGGGTGATACTTCCCGTTCACAGGAAGGAAATGGCCTTGGACTCGCGCTTTCCAAGAAAGCCATTGAACTAGTAAGTGGCAGCATATCGGTAAAAAGTACGCCAGGTGTTGGTACCACCTTTATTGTGCAATTAAAAGTGGCATGA
- a CDS encoding response regulator transcription factor — MVNILVVEDDVKLNQIVCTYLNDNGYYATGCFNPREAYDSMYNRLYDLIISDIMMPEIDGFEFAETVRNINQTIPILFITARDDIKSKQKGFRAGIDDYMVKPINMDELLRRANIANERKLVVGSLVMNADEITAAVNGEEIPVTVREFNILYKMLSYPKHTFARAQLMDEFWGVESNTSLRAVDVYITKLRDKFSRCKDFKIVTVHGLGYKAVLS; from the coding sequence ATGGTAAATATACTTGTAGTGGAAGATGATGTAAAGCTGAATCAGATTGTATGCACATATTTAAATGATAATGGCTATTATGCAACAGGTTGTTTCAATCCTCGTGAAGCTTATGATTCTATGTATAATAGGTTATATGATTTGATTATTTCAGATATTATGATGCCGGAAATAGATGGGTTTGAGTTTGCCGAGACTGTTAGAAATATCAATCAGACCATACCAATACTGTTTATAACAGCTCGTGATGATATTAAATCAAAACAAAAAGGGTTTCGTGCAGGAATAGATGATTATATGGTAAAACCCATAAATATGGATGAACTTCTTCGACGTGCAAATATTGCCAATGAAAGAAAACTTGTTGTAGGAAGTCTTGTTATGAATGCTGACGAAATAACAGCAGCAGTTAATGGAGAGGAAATTCCTGTTACGGTAAGAGAATTTAATATTCTTTATAAGATGTTATCTTATCCAAAGCATACCTTTGCACGTGCACAGTTGATGGATGAATTTTGGGGAGTGGAAAGCAATACAAGCCTTAGAGCTGTGGATGTATACATAACAAAGCTGCGAGATAAATTTTCCAGGTGCAAGGATTTTAAGATTGTGACTGTTCATGGCCTTGGTTATAAAGCGGTGCTGTCATGA
- the glmS gene encoding glutamine--fructose-6-phosphate transaminase (isomerizing) yields MCGIVGFVGKKDASPILIEGLSKLEYRGYDSAGVAIIDNDHINVMKCKGRLKNLQKKLSGHPLKGIVGIGHTRWATHGKPSDLNAHPHNSQDGMISVVHNGIIENYAQLREWLISKGYKFVSETDTEVIPQLVDYFYNGDLVDAVMKAVSKLRGSYALGVICSKEPGKLVAVRKDSPLIVGLGEGEYYIASDIPAILNHTREIYLLNENEFVVITESGVKLLSEDGNEVKKDIYHVTWNANAAEKGGFEHFMMKEIHEQPKAIKDTMTSRIMMDKPITLDDIKITKDEIKNIDKIYIVACGTAYHAGIVGKYVIEKLVRMPVEVDIASEFRYRDPIINERTLMIIISQSGETADTLAALRESKARGARVIAITNVVGSSVSREADDVLYTWAGPEIAVASTKAYVTQLIAIYIIALFFAQNKNTISKEQMEEIKKEMLTLPIKAEEVLGNKEVIHEFAAKIFKKEDLFFLGRGLDYAVALEGSLKLKEISYIHSEAYAGGELKHGPIALIEDGTVVIAGATQEKLMEKMVSNIREVTTRGAKVLVLTPEGNSEIEKTVDSVIYLPKVMDIFAPVISVIPLQLLAYYISIQKGCDVDKPRNLAKSVTVE; encoded by the coding sequence ATGTGCGGAATAGTTGGCTTTGTTGGAAAAAAGGATGCATCACCTATTTTAATTGAAGGATTAAGTAAACTAGAATATAGAGGATATGACTCTGCAGGTGTTGCTATAATAGATAATGATCATATTAATGTGATGAAGTGTAAGGGAAGGCTTAAAAATCTTCAAAAAAAATTATCAGGACATCCCTTGAAAGGCATAGTTGGAATTGGCCATACCAGATGGGCAACTCATGGTAAACCATCAGATTTGAATGCACATCCCCATAATAGTCAGGATGGAATGATAAGTGTAGTTCATAATGGAATAATAGAGAATTATGCACAACTTAGGGAATGGCTTATTTCTAAAGGATATAAATTTGTATCTGAAACAGATACTGAAGTTATACCACAGTTGGTGGATTATTTTTACAATGGAGACTTAGTTGATGCAGTTATGAAAGCTGTATCTAAATTAAGAGGAAGTTATGCACTGGGAGTTATTTGTTCAAAAGAGCCAGGGAAACTTGTGGCAGTAAGAAAGGACAGCCCTCTTATAGTGGGCCTTGGAGAAGGTGAATACTATATAGCTTCAGATATACCTGCTATATTGAATCATACCAGGGAGATATATCTTTTAAATGAGAATGAATTTGTAGTTATAACCGAAAGTGGTGTGAAACTTTTATCAGAGGATGGAAATGAAGTAAAAAAGGATATATATCATGTTACCTGGAATGCAAATGCCGCCGAAAAGGGTGGATTTGAACATTTTATGATGAAGGAAATTCATGAACAGCCAAAGGCTATTAAAGATACAATGACATCTAGGATTATGATGGATAAGCCTATAACTTTGGATGATATAAAGATAACAAAGGATGAAATTAAAAATATAGATAAAATATATATAGTAGCTTGTGGAACTGCCTATCATGCAGGGATAGTTGGAAAATATGTAATTGAAAAATTAGTTAGAATGCCAGTAGAAGTCGATATTGCCTCTGAATTTAGATATAGAGATCCTATAATAAATGAAAGAACACTTATGATAATTATAAGTCAGTCTGGAGAAACAGCAGATACATTGGCGGCATTAAGAGAATCAAAGGCTCGTGGAGCTAGAGTTATTGCTATAACCAATGTAGTTGGAAGTTCTGTATCCAGAGAAGCAGATGATGTTTTATATACCTGGGCAGGTCCTGAAATAGCAGTTGCCTCTACAAAAGCTTATGTAACCCAGCTTATTGCAATCTATATAATAGCTCTTTTCTTTGCACAGAATAAAAATACTATTAGTAAGGAACAGATGGAAGAGATAAAGAAAGAAATGCTTACACTGCCTATAAAGGCGGAAGAAGTTTTGGGAAATAAAGAAGTAATCCATGAATTTGCAGCAAAAATTTTTAAAAAAGAAGATCTGTTCTTTTTGGGAAGAGGACTTGACTATGCAGTTGCTTTAGAAGGTTCTTTAAAGTTGAAGGAGATATCCTATATCCATTCAGAAGCTTATGCCGGAGGGGAATTAAAACATGGACCTATAGCTCTTATTGAAGATGGAACCGTAGTTATTGCAGGAGCTACTCAGGAGAAACTGATGGAAAAAATGGTAAGCAACATTAGAGAAGTGACTACAAGAGGAGCTAAAGTTTTAGTTCTTACACCAGAGGGAAACAGTGAAATTGAGAAAACAGTAGATTCTGTAATATATCTGCCAAAAGTAATGGATATATTTGCACCGGTGATTTCAGTAATTCCACTGCAACTTTTAGCATATTATATATCCATACAAAAAGGGTGTGATGTGGATAAGCCTAGAAATTTGGCCAAATCCGTTACAGTAGAGTAG